TGCCCCTAGATGTGCCCACCGAGGCAGAGGCGATCGCGCTCGTGGATCGCTTGCCCCAGGTCAGTTTCTGGAAGGTGGGCTTGGAGCTTTTTGTCAGTAGTGGCCCAGTCATCCTCACTGCCCTCAAAGAGCGAGAAAAACGCATCTTTTTAGACCTAAAGCTGCACGACATCCCCAATACAATGGCAGGAGCTTGTCGAGCCGCCGCTAAGTATGGCGTAGATTTGCTCACAGTCCATGCCACAGCCGGGAAGACAGCGCTAGAGGCATCTCAAGCGGCGGCTGAAGCAGGAGCGATCGCAGCGGAACTCCCTGAACCCAAATTGATTGCAGTTACTCTTCTGACCAGCCTCTCATCTCGGATGCTAGCCTTTGAGCTAAAGGTGCCTTTAGAGCTGCCAGAATATGCCTTACAGATGGCTCTACTAGCCCAAGAGAGCGGCTTAGCAGGAGCGGTTTGTTCTCCTCAAGAAGCTGAACAACTACGGCAAACGTGCGGTGATGACTTTCTCTTAGTCTGCCCTGGGGTACGTCCGACTTGGGCAGAAGCAGGGGATCAAAAAAGAGCCATGACCCCAGCCGAAGCTTTACAGGCAGGAGCTAGCTACCTAGTGATTGGTCGTCCGATTACGGCTGCTCCTGACCCAGAAGCCGCCTTTACCCGAATTTGTGATGAGTTGGCGGGCGTAGCGTGAGGAGAAACGTAGATGCGGTCATGGAGCATTGCTAAGTTAGCCATCCCGATTCTCTGTGGATTTAATCTTCAGCTAGGAGCGATCGCGGCTACTGAGCCTCCAAGCTTACCCCCTCCGAGTTTCCCCGTAGAACAGCGCCCTTCAGGTTCCATCACACTCCCTAGACGTACAGCTTGCCCAAGCGAATTCCAGCCCCTAGTGGCCTTGCTCTTGCGGGACTTACCTGGTTATATGAACCGATTCCACCATCGGCTCATGCGGCGCGATCGCTCGACGAACTCACCCACCTATGTACTCCTCACCAGCCCTCCAGATTTTGAACCCTTGACCTTGGGGCCTGGGGCATACCAACCAACTTCTCCACCAGATGCTGAAGGAGTCCACCAAGTTTTTTTCACAACCCTAGAGCGTCAGTACACAGCCGGAAAAGCCGTCCAGCTACAAGGTTATCACTGGGTTTTTTTGACCCAAACTGTCAGCGGTTGGCGCTTAGCCATGATGTTTTCCCACTTTGGCCCCTATCCTGCTACTCGCCCGCCCTCGCCCCCAGAAAACAGTAGCCAAGGCATTACAGGCCAAGCAATCCGCACCTGGCTGCGAGACTGCCGCGCTGGATACATTCGGCCCTTATAGGCAACTTTTAGTGCCAGCCTGGACCCAGAATCAGCCGACAGAGTTGCCCCGGATCTCATCAAGCTTCGTCCGAACCACTTGGACATCCTGCCACATTTGCCACTTGGGGCTTCCTGGTTCTCGCGATGGATTTCGCAACAAATACGCAGGGTGCAGAATCGGCATACAAAGACGACCTTCCCACTCTAGCCACTGACCGCGAATCTTAGTAATACCCCGCTTATCACCAGTCACTCCGCGAACCGCTGTGGCTCCAGTCAGCAAAATAATTTTGGGGTCCACCATCCGCACCTGCTCCATTAGGTAAGGCCGACAAGCTTCTGTCTCATCCGGAGTTGGGGTACGGTTGCCAGGGGGACGGCACTTGACCATATTGCAAATGTAAACATCCTCATCCGTAGTCAAACGGACCGATGCCAAAATCTTTTCGAGGAGTTGTCCAGCCCGCCCGACAAAAGGCAACCCTGTCTCGTCTTCGTTTTGTCCAGGCCCTTCTCCGATAATCATGATGGGCGCTTGTAAATTGCCCCGTCCCACGACTGCATGGGTACGGCTAGCGCCTAAATCGCAGCGCTGGCATTGATTACAATGGACAGCCATTTGCTCCATCGAGCTGTAAATACCCGCAGGAATCGGTACTTTGGCACTAGTGGGGATCAGATCGGGGTCAAAGTCCGCAGGTGCAGGAGCTGCGGGAAGACCTGAAACATCAAAAAGGCTAATTTGTTCTTCGCTGGACATGAATTTTGACGGCAGATGTATCAGAGTTTTCCTACCCAAAGTATCAGGATGGAAAAAATTGGTCAGCAAACTCAATTCGCTAAGATTTATAAATTCTAGAACCAATTCCCCACGCTTGAGCGCTATCGCTAGATGGAATGTCGAGCTTTAGCGTTATGTGAATCACTTGTAGCCAACTCTTGTAGCCAACCAGTTAAATCAGTCAAGATAGGGGCAACGTTATTGCTGAGCGCTGGAGGGATAAATGCTACCTTCTCCGCTATTTCGCGATCGCGAAGCAGCTGGTCAAGAACTAGCCCTGGCAGTTTTCGAGGAATTTACCCGACTAACAGCAGCAACCAATCCAGACTGGCAACCTTTAGCCACTGCTCAACCCATCGTTTACGGGTTACCTCGCGGTGGAATTCCAGTCGCCGCTGCGATCGCCGAGAAATTAAACTGCCCTTTTGACGTAGTCATTGCCAAGAAAATCACTCGTCCCGAAGATCCGGAGCTAGCCATTGGAGCCATTGCCACCACAGGAGAAGTTCTGTGGACTCAGCCTCAACCTTGGCATCTTCACCGCACCAAAATTTATCAAGCCGCCTTGCAAGCAACGCTAGAGAAAGCTCAACTGCAACTCACTCAGTTTTCCTCCATCCGTCCCCAGACCGAACCAGAAGGAGCGATCACCATCCTAGTAGATGACGGTATCGCCACAGGCATGACCATCGCTGTTGCGGCTCAAGCTCTGCGCCAACAGAAACCCGCCCAAATTTGGATTTGTGCCCCAGTTGCCCCCTTAGAACTTGTAGAATGGCTCCGCCAATGGAGCGATCGCCTCATCCTCCTTGCCACCCCCCCAGACTTCTCCAGCGTCAGCCGTTTCTACCAAAATTTTCCTCAAGTAGAGTTAGGCGAAGCCCTAACCTACCTGCAAAACCAATCCCACATCATTCGCTCTCCATAGAACTAGACCTAACCGCCAAGCAGCTAAAAACCTTTCTGGAGGAGGTCTGGAGGACGCAGCCGTCCTTCAGCGGGGGTTTGGGGGCGAGTGCCCCCAAGCTCTTGGTTCTACCAGGAACCTATGAAAAAAACCATCAAAACTCCCACCCCAGGGCAGGTAGCCAAATTAAAACAGTTAGACTATTCTA
The genomic region above belongs to Trichocoleus desertorum ATA4-8-CV12 and contains:
- the pyrF gene encoding orotidine-5'-phosphate decarboxylase; amino-acid sequence: MSVSERIIVPLDVPTEAEAIALVDRLPQVSFWKVGLELFVSSGPVILTALKEREKRIFLDLKLHDIPNTMAGACRAAAKYGVDLLTVHATAGKTALEASQAAAEAGAIAAELPEPKLIAVTLLTSLSSRMLAFELKVPLELPEYALQMALLAQESGLAGAVCSPQEAEQLRQTCGDDFLLVCPGVRPTWAEAGDQKRAMTPAEALQAGASYLVIGRPITAAPDPEAAFTRICDELAGVA
- a CDS encoding uracil-DNA glycosylase encodes the protein MSSEEQISLFDVSGLPAAPAPADFDPDLIPTSAKVPIPAGIYSSMEQMAVHCNQCQRCDLGASRTHAVVGRGNLQAPIMIIGEGPGQNEDETGLPFVGRAGQLLEKILASVRLTTDEDVYICNMVKCRPPGNRTPTPDETEACRPYLMEQVRMVDPKIILLTGATAVRGVTGDKRGITKIRGQWLEWEGRLCMPILHPAYLLRNPSREPGSPKWQMWQDVQVVRTKLDEIRGNSVG
- a CDS encoding phosphoribosyltransferase; translated protein: MLPSPLFRDREAAGQELALAVFEEFTRLTAATNPDWQPLATAQPIVYGLPRGGIPVAAAIAEKLNCPFDVVIAKKITRPEDPELAIGAIATTGEVLWTQPQPWHLHRTKIYQAALQATLEKAQLQLTQFSSIRPQTEPEGAITILVDDGIATGMTIAVAAQALRQQKPAQIWICAPVAPLELVEWLRQWSDRLILLATPPDFSSVSRFYQNFPQVELGEALTYLQNQSHIIRSP